TGCTCGCCTCTGCCAGCGCCGCACCCACAGCCTCGCGGCTGGCCTTGCCGTCGACCGCGAGGACGATCGCCGTCTCTGCGTTCCGGCCCGGGGTGATCTGCAGGCCCTTGAGGCCCTCGATGCCAGCGAGCGCACGAGCGACGATCGTCGGAAGCTCCTCGTCCCGCCACGGCGCCGTCCACCGCTCGCCCGTCGCCAGGGCATTGACGGCGGGCCGGCCGAGCAGCATAGGCCGCTCGGATGCGGCGTCGAGCACGAGGAGCCCGTCGGCCTCGGCAACGGCGGCGATGGCCGCGTTCTGGGTGTGGACCGGCACGGGCCTGGCCTTCGGGTTCCAGCGCATGAGCGCCTCGACGGAGGAGAAGATCGGCATGGCGGCCCGGCCATCCGGGGCCTCGACCGCGAGCATCGCCGCAGCCTTGCAGGGATCCTTGTCGACCGAGGCGTGGTCGACCACTCCCCCGTCATCGGTACGGCCCGGATGCTCATGGGCGAGGACGGGCACGAGGACTCGGGCGGCCGGCAGAACGTCGATGATCGCCTCGAGCCGCGGGGCGAACTCCTCGAGTTCGAGCGCCGCGGCGAGGGTCGGGTCCGCTCTCCCGTCGTCACCCGCGAACGGGTTCGGCTTGAGCTTGTCCGCGGCGGTCCCGCCGCTCAGGGTCCCCTGGAGGTGGTCGGCTCCCATCACTGCTCGCCCGCCACCTCGATCGCCTCGGGCAGGGTGAACGCGCCGGCGTAGAGGGCCTTGCCGACGATCGCGCCCTCGACACCCTCATCGGTCAGTGCGCGCAGCGCCCGCAGGTCATCGAGCGTGGCGACGCCGCCGGAGGCGACGACCGGGGCATCGGTGCGTGCGCAGACCTCTTGGAGAAGCACGGTGTTCGGCCCCTCCATGGTTCCGTCCTTCGCGACGTCGGTCACGACATACCGTGCGCAGCCGGCCTCGTTGAGACGGTCGAGGACCTCGAAGAGGTTGCCGCCATCGCGGGTCCACCCACGGGCGGACAGGGTGTGGCCGCGAACGTCGAGGCCAACCGCAATCTGGTCGCCGTACTCCTTGATGACCCGCTCGGTCCAGTCAGGATTCTCCAGGGCCGCCGTGCCGAGATTGACGCGCGTCGCACCGGCGTCGAGCGCAGCCGTCAGGCTCTCGTCGTCACGGATGCCGCCGGAGAGTTCGATCCGGACGGAGCTCTCGGCGACGATCTCGCGGATGAGGGCCCGGTTGTCGCCCCGCCCGAAGGCTGCGTCGAGATCGACGAGGTGGATGAAGGTCGCTCCACCGGCGATCCAATCCTGGGCGACGTCCTTCGGCTCGCCGTAGCCGGTCTCGGTCCCGGCCTCGCCACGGAGGAGGCGGACGGCCTTACCCTCGACGACATCGATGGCGGGCAGGAGCTGGAGGGGTTTCGTCATGACTGTCCTTCAAGGGTGGAGAGCCAGTTTCGCAGCAGGGCGATTCCTGCCGGGCCGGACTTCTCGGGATGGAATTGGGTTGCGGAGAGAGGGCCCTGCTCGATGGCGGCGACGAAGCGCCCGCCATGCTCGGACCAGGAGATGAGGGGCGGGGCGAAGACAGGGTCGGCACCCGCGGCCGGGTCGGTGTGGACCGCGTAGGAGTGGACGAAGTAGAAGCGCTCGTCCTCGATCCCACGGAACAGCGTCGAACCTTCCGGCACGGAGACGGTCGACCAGCCCATGTGCGGAGTGATGGTCGACTGCAGCCTCGTCACGCGCCCCGGGAACTGGTCGAGGCCCGGCTTCGTGCTGCCGAACTCGTCCGACCCCTCGAAGAGGACCTGAAGTCCGACGCAGATGCCGAGCACGGGACGGCCCCCGGCGAGGCGGCGCTCGATGAAGCGGTCCCCGCGCAGACGTCGCAGGCGGTCAACCACCGTGTCGAATGCGCCGACACCGGGGACGACGAGCCCATCGGCCGCCATGACCTTCTCAGGATCGGCGGTGAGCTCAACATCTGCCCCAGCCTCTGTCAGTGCGCGTACGGCAGAGTGGACGTTGCCCGAGCCGTAGTCGAAGACGACGACCTTCACTTGGAATCCCTGCCGAAGAAGCGCCGGGGACGGCGCGGGGGCAGCTGGGTGCCCTCATCCCTGCTCCCGCCGGCGAGCCGCTCGATAGCGGAGGTGTCGATACTGCCCGAACGGATCGCACCCGACACGTCGCCGGGCGACGTGGCGCCGATGAGGAGATCCTCGAGGATCTGCTCGCCGGTGGCGACGATGAGACCCGCCGGGGTGTCGGATGTGAACCCGCTGGAGTCGACGACCTGGGCCGTGACAAGGCCGGAGACGCCCTCCTCGTTGCCGACATCCTCGCCGAGCTCGGCTGTGAGGACGAGGACCCCGGCACGAGAGAGCTTCGCCAGCGCCCTCGCGACCGCGTCCCGGTCATCGGCGGACAGGCTTCCCGGAGTCGGTTCGTCCTCTGCATCCGCGTTGTCATTGTCCGTGACATCGTCGTCCAGCGTCGGGACCGAGGAGACCGTCGCATCGCCGAAGTGCGATGACATCTTCTCTTCGTCAAAAAGTGACGGTGCGGACTCGTCGTCGAAGAGCGACGTCTGTCCGGGGATCGGGTTGAGGTCCGCCGGCTCCGAAGCCTCGGCGTCCGTGTCTGAGCCGCCGGTGCCTCCGCCGAGCAGCTCGGAGATGTCCCAGTCGTCGAAGACCGGAACGGGGAGATCATGGACGACCATGGCGCCCTGAGCCGACGGGACGACCCACACATCGAGGCCGTGCATCTTGCAGAAGCCGGCGAGGACGTCGACCTTCTTGAAGGGGGTGACGATAACGTAGCGTCGGGAATTCCCACTCATAGCGAGCCCTTCGTCGATGGGATCGTCGTGACCCGCGGATCGGGCTCGACGGCCGTGCGGAGCGCCCGGGCGAAGGCCTTGAACTGGGCTTCGACGATGTGGTGGGGGTCGCGGCCGCGGATAACGTCGATGTGCATGCAGATGCCCGCGTGGAAGGCGATCGATTCGAAGACGTGCCGGGTCATGGAGCCCGTGAAGTGGCCGCCGATGAGGTGGTACTCCTGGCCTGCGGGTTCACCGTCGTGGACGAGGTAGGGCCGTCCGGAGATGTCGACGACGGCCCGGGCGAGCGACTCGTCCAGCGGAACAAGGGCATCGCCGAACCGGCGGATGCCGCGCTTATCCCCGAGCGCCTCGCGGAGCGCCTCACCGAAGCAGATGGCGGTGTCCTCCACGGTGTGGTGGACATCGACCTCGATGTCGCCGCGTGCGTGGACGTCGAGGTTGATGAGCGAATGGCGCGACAGCGAGGTCAGCATGTGATCGTAGAACGGGACGCCGGTGTCGATTGTCGACGTGCCGTCGCCGTCGAGATCCAGCGTGAGCGTGATCGTCGATTCGCTCGTCTGACGATTGATTGTTGCCGTTCTCATTTCATTGCCTCTTCCAGTGCGTCGAAGAACGCCTCATTCTCCTCGGGTGTGCCGACCGATACGCGCAGCCAGCCCGCCGGGCCGACCTCGCGGATGAGGACGCCTCGGTCGAGAACTCGCGTGAAGATCTCGCTCCGGTCCGGGAACGTCCCGAACATGACAAAATTCGCGTCCGTCGGTGCTGTGTCCAAGCCTAGCGAATGCAGTCGCCGAACGATCGCATCCCTGCCCTCGCGGAGCGCGGCGATCTGGGACAGCTGGCTCGCGGAGTGCCTGAGCGCGGCCCTCGCCGCCGCCTGGGTGACGGCCGAGAGGTGGTAGGGCAGCCGGACGATCTGCAGCTGGTCAACGATCTCCTTCGCGGCCCCAAGGTATCCGAGGCGCAGGCCGGCAGCACCGAAGGCCTTCGACATCGTCCGCGACACAATGAGATTGTCGTGATCGGCGAGCAGTTCAAGCGCCGAGGGAACGCCATCCCGGCGGAACTCTCCGTAGGCCTCATCGACGACGACAAGGCAGTCCGAACCCGGAGCATCGGCCGGGCCATTGCCCTTCGCCGCGTCGAGAACCGCCGACAGCTCATCGCCCGTGAGCGCCGTGCCCGTCGGATTGTTGGGGCTGGCGAGGAGGATGACCGCGGGGCGGATGCGGGCCAGCTCCTCGGGGAGCTTCTCGAGGTCGAGCGAGAAATCATCCCGGCGCGGGAGCGTCTGCCACTCCGAGAACGTGTCCCTCGCATATTCGACGTACATGGAGTACGTCGGCGTGAAGGAGATGACCGTCCGTCCGGGTCCCGCGAAGGCGAGAAGGATATGGAGCATGACCTCGTTCGACCCGTTCGCCGCCCACACCTGCTCAGGGCTGAGGCGAACGCCCGACTCGGCCGCCAGGTAGTCCGCGAGATCCGCCCTCAGGGCGAGGAAGTCCCTGTCCGGGTAACGGTTGAGGCTCGCCGCGGCGTCGGCGACGGCGGCGGCGATGTCGGCGATCATCTCCGCACTCGGGGGATACGGGTTCTCGTTGACGTTGAGCGTCACTGGAACATCGAGCTGGGGTGCGCCGTAGGGCTCAAGGCCCGCGAGTGCCGGGCGGTAAGGAATGGTCACCGACACAGTGTACGAGAGACCGCCGCGGACCGACAGCATCGTCCATCATGCCTCGGCAGGGAGTCCGGCTCCGGGTGGCGCCGCACTACCGGGCGACGAGCACCGTGGGTGCG
This is a stretch of genomic DNA from Flaviflexus salsibiostraticola. It encodes these proteins:
- a CDS encoding SseB family protein, whose amino-acid sequence is MGADHLQGTLSGGTAADKLKPNPFAGDDGRADPTLAAALELEEFAPRLEAIIDVLPAARVLVPVLAHEHPGRTDDGGVVDHASVDKDPCKAAAMLAVEAPDGRAAMPIFSSVEALMRWNPKARPVPVHTQNAAIAAVAEADGLLVLDAASERPMLLGRPAVNALATGERWTAPWRDEELPTIVARALAGIEGLKGLQITPGRNAETAIVLAVDGKASREAVGAALAEASSRLAAVDELTHRLDSIELVPARVA
- the priA gene encoding bifunctional 1-(5-phosphoribosyl)-5-((5-phosphoribosylamino)methylideneamino)imidazole-4-carboxamide isomerase/phosphoribosylanthranilate isomerase PriA, encoding MTKPLQLLPAIDVVEGKAVRLLRGEAGTETGYGEPKDVAQDWIAGGATFIHLVDLDAAFGRGDNRALIREIVAESSVRIELSGGIRDDESLTAALDAGATRVNLGTAALENPDWTERVIKEYGDQIAVGLDVRGHTLSARGWTRDGGNLFEVLDRLNEAGCARYVVTDVAKDGTMEGPNTVLLQEVCARTDAPVVASGGVATLDDLRALRALTDEGVEGAIVGKALYAGAFTLPEAIEVAGEQ
- the hisH gene encoding imidazole glycerol phosphate synthase subunit HisH; the protein is MKVVVFDYGSGNVHSAVRALTEAGADVELTADPEKVMAADGLVVPGVGAFDTVVDRLRRLRGDRFIERRLAGGRPVLGICVGLQVLFEGSDEFGSTKPGLDQFPGRVTRLQSTITPHMGWSTVSVPEGSTLFRGIEDERFYFVHSYAVHTDPAAGADPVFAPPLISWSEHGGRFVAAIEQGPLSATQFHPEKSGPAGIALLRNWLSTLEGQS
- the hisB gene encoding imidazoleglycerol-phosphate dehydratase HisB, whose protein sequence is MRTATINRQTSESTITLTLDLDGDGTSTIDTGVPFYDHMLTSLSRHSLINLDVHARGDIEVDVHHTVEDTAICFGEALREALGDKRGIRRFGDALVPLDESLARAVVDISGRPYLVHDGEPAGQEYHLIGGHFTGSMTRHVFESIAFHAGICMHIDVIRGRDPHHIVEAQFKAFARALRTAVEPDPRVTTIPSTKGSL
- a CDS encoding histidinol-phosphate transaminase, whose protein sequence is MSVTIPYRPALAGLEPYGAPQLDVPVTLNVNENPYPPSAEMIADIAAAVADAAASLNRYPDRDFLALRADLADYLAAESGVRLSPEQVWAANGSNEVMLHILLAFAGPGRTVISFTPTYSMYVEYARDTFSEWQTLPRRDDFSLDLEKLPEELARIRPAVILLASPNNPTGTALTGDELSAVLDAAKGNGPADAPGSDCLVVVDEAYGEFRRDGVPSALELLADHDNLIVSRTMSKAFGAAGLRLGYLGAAKEIVDQLQIVRLPYHLSAVTQAAARAALRHSASQLSQIAALREGRDAIVRRLHSLGLDTAPTDANFVMFGTFPDRSEIFTRVLDRGVLIREVGPAGWLRVSVGTPEENEAFFDALEEAMK